In a single window of the Rhopalosiphum padi isolate XX-2018 chromosome 1, ASM2088224v1, whole genome shotgun sequence genome:
- the LOC132917272 gene encoding eukaryotic translation initiation factor 2 subunit 1, with translation MPLSCRFYAERYPEIDDVVMVNVRSIEEMGAYVHLLEYNNIEGMILLSELSRRRIRSINKLIRIGKTEPVVVIRVDKEKGYIDLSKRRVSPEDIEKCTERFAKAKAVNSILRHVAELLNFESDAQFEELYHKTAWFYEERTKKKSSAYDFFKQAVQDPTILAECGLDENTQNVLLNNIKRKLTSQAVKIRADIEVACYGYEGIDAVKTALKAGLACSTEELPIKINLIAPPLYVMTTATPEKTDGLKALQTAIEEIDKTIQTLGGVFKIQMPPKVVTASDEADLVRQMEKAELENAEIAGDDDEEDEEGMQNGDVDVDDQDGGEENEEE, from the exons ATGCCGTTGTCGTGTCGGTTTTATGCGGAACGCTATCCAGAAATTGACGATGTCGTCATGGTCAACGTTCGTAGTATTGAAGAGATGGGTGCTTATGTACATCTTCTGGAATACAACAATATCGAGGGTATGATATTGTTATCAGAATTGTCCAGGCGACGTATTCGTTCAATCAACAAATTAATTCGCATAGGCAAGACTGAACCTGTAGTTGTAATTCGTGTAGACAAAGAAAAAG GTTATATCGATTTGAGTAAAAGAAGAGTTTCTCCCGAAGACATAGAAAAGTGTACAGAACGATTTGCTAAAGCAAAAGCTGTTAATTCGATTTTACGGCACGTTGCAGAACTTTTAAACTTTGAATCTGATGCTCAATTTGAAGAGCTATACCACAAAACAGCTTGGTTTTATGAAGAAAGAACTAAAAAGAAGTCATCAGCTTATGATTTTTTCAAACAAGCTGTTCA ggATCCAACTATATTAGCTGAATGTGGATTAGACGAGAATACTCAAAATGTAttgcttaataatattaagcgaAAATTAACTTCTCAAGCTGTAAAAATAAGAGCTGATATTGAAGTTGCCTGTTATGGATATGAAGGAATTGATGCTGTTAAGACAGCTTTAAAAGCAGGTCTGGCTTGTTCAACGGAGGAGCTTCCAATCAAAATCAATCTAATTGCTCCACCATtatatg taaTGACAACTGCCACACCTGAAAAAACTGATGGTTTAAAAGCATTGCAAACTGCTATTGAAGAGATTGATAAAACTATTCAAACTCTTGGTGGTGTATTCAAAATCCAAATGCCG cCGAAAGTGGTTACAGCTAGTGATGAAGCTGACTTGGTGCGACAAATGGAAAAGGCTGAATTGGAAAATGCTGAAATTGCTGGTGATGATGACGAAGAAGATGAAGAAGGTATGCAAAATGGTGATGTGGATGTAGATGATCAAGACGGAGGTGAAGAGAATGAAGAAGAatga